From Candidatus Methylomirabilota bacterium, the proteins below share one genomic window:
- a CDS encoding alcohol dehydrogenase catalytic domain-containing protein, which translates to MRAAVLHGPRDLRVQAVRDLVPGSGEVVVRVVAVGLCGTDYRIWTGERRVAYPLVMGHEFIGHVLAVGAGVDNVRVGEKVAVEPNYSCGVCALCREGNRNLCLSRTAVGIDVDGGLAEQARLPARVCWPAPRDLSDDQLLLAEPLAVVTRATGRAAPRAGETAAVLGVGTLGLLAVQVLKARGLSVLAVGRTEARLDVARALGADAVAAASAPAQDTAPLAAARALSGREGVDIVIETAGTPEAVARAIELARPGGRVVLTGLPHGPSSVEFFWVVRRELSLFGSMIYQAEFPEAIRLLADGKVRTERLLTHRFPLDAAPKAFQAHRAPESIKVAVIP; encoded by the coding sequence ATGCGCGCCGCCGTCCTCCACGGACCTCGTGATCTCCGCGTGCAGGCGGTGCGGGATCTCGTCCCCGGCTCCGGCGAGGTCGTGGTGCGGGTGGTCGCGGTCGGCCTCTGCGGCACCGACTACCGGATCTGGACGGGCGAGCGGCGCGTCGCCTACCCGCTGGTGATGGGCCACGAGTTCATCGGCCATGTCCTCGCGGTGGGGGCCGGTGTGGACAACGTGCGGGTCGGGGAGAAGGTCGCCGTCGAGCCGAACTATTCCTGCGGCGTGTGCGCCCTCTGCCGGGAGGGCAATCGCAATCTCTGTCTCTCACGAACGGCGGTGGGCATCGACGTGGACGGCGGCCTTGCCGAGCAGGCGCGCCTGCCTGCCCGGGTGTGCTGGCCGGCGCCGCGCGACCTGTCCGACGATCAGCTCCTGCTGGCGGAGCCGCTGGCCGTGGTGACGCGCGCGACCGGGCGCGCCGCGCCGCGGGCCGGAGAGACGGCGGCGGTGCTGGGTGTGGGCACGCTCGGGCTGCTCGCGGTGCAGGTGCTGAAGGCCCGCGGGCTCTCCGTGCTCGCGGTGGGCCGCACCGAGGCGAGGCTCGACGTCGCCCGCGCGCTGGGCGCCGATGCCGTGGCCGCCGCGAGCGCCCCCGCGCAAGATACCGCGCCGCTGGCCGCGGCCCGCGCGCTGTCCGGTCGCGAGGGCGTCGACATCGTCATCGAGACCGCGGGCACGCCCGAGGCGGTGGCCCGGGCCATCGAGCTCGCGCGGCCCGGCGGGCGCGTGGTCCTCACCGGCCTGCCGCATGGGCCCTCATCGGTCGAGTTTTTCTGGGTCGTGCGCCGGGAGCTGAGCCTCTTCGGCTCGATGATCTATCAGGCCGAGTTTCCCGAGGCGATCCGGCTGCTCGCGGACGGCAAGGTTCGCACGGAGCGCCTGCTCACGCATCGCTTCCCCCTCGACGCCGCGCCGAAGGCCTTCCAGGCCCATCGCGCGCCCGAGTCGATCAAGGTCGCCGTCATTCCCTGA
- a CDS encoding alpha/beta fold hydrolase, with the protein MTTSASSPFVRDQQPAPVPIWREALVGLDWLSLRTSPVFYGCGVPRGDGAAVVLIPGFLASDWYLFEIAGWLTRIGYRAELSRVGRNAECLDVIADRLFGTIEAARTATGRPVHLVGHSLGGMLARSAATRRPDLVASVTTLGSPFRGVRGHPLVLFASDRVRDRVQRGRWDRPQCYTGFCGCPAVGGLLTSFPDTVPQIAVYSRSDGIVDWRSCINGDPATDFEVAGTHIGLVVNPAVYRILAAHLAAHPAALGQDVSASGSRS; encoded by the coding sequence ATGACGACGTCCGCGTCCTCGCCCTTCGTGAGGGACCAGCAGCCGGCGCCGGTGCCGATCTGGCGGGAGGCCCTGGTGGGCCTCGACTGGCTCTCGCTCCGCACCTCCCCCGTCTTCTACGGCTGCGGCGTGCCGCGCGGCGACGGCGCCGCGGTGGTGCTGATCCCGGGCTTCCTCGCCAGCGACTGGTACCTCTTCGAGATCGCGGGATGGCTGACCCGCATCGGCTACCGCGCCGAGCTCTCCCGGGTCGGCCGCAATGCGGAATGCCTCGACGTGATCGCCGACCGCCTGTTCGGCACCATCGAGGCGGCGCGCACCGCCACCGGTCGGCCGGTGCACCTCGTCGGCCACAGCCTCGGGGGCATGCTCGCGCGCTCGGCCGCCACGCGCCGGCCCGACCTCGTCGCCTCGGTCACCACGCTGGGCTCGCCCTTCCGCGGCGTCCGGGGCCATCCGCTCGTGCTCTTCGCGTCGGACCGGGTACGCGACCGCGTGCAGCGCGGGCGCTGGGATCGGCCCCAGTGCTACACCGGCTTCTGTGGCTGCCCGGCGGTGGGAGGGCTTCTCACGTCGTTCCCGGACACGGTGCCGCAGATCGCGGTGTACAGCCGCTCCGACGGCATCGTGGACTGGCGCTCCTGCATCAACGGCGACCCGGCCACCGACTTCGAGGTGGCGGGCACCCACATCGGGCTCGTGGTGAATCCCGCCGTGTACCGCATCCTGGCCGCGCATCTGGCCGCGCACCCCGCGGCTCTGGGCCAGGACGTCTCCGCGTCCGGGTCGCGCAGCTAG
- a CDS encoding wax ester/triacylglycerol synthase family O-acyltransferase, translating into MSARELNRRLTSVDATFLYTEKPTLPMHVGGCMVYEGRLTLDTLIASLEARLHLLPRYRQKVVFPPFGIAHPTWEDDSAFHIRHHAAEITLPAPGDDHALSEAGGRAFAGMLDRDHPLWKLIVVNGRADGNTAVIWKVHHAMIDGVSGVDLTMVLHDLKPDAAPPEPPSAAWQPQPVPDPLTLLQDSVRDRLTEMARVATDEAFRLLRPTDVDARVRQLASALTSSAPNVLRPAPKVPFNGSIGGERRFGWAEFSFGEFRRVKSVLGGTVNDVVLAVIAGGLGRYLRALGLPTEGVELRAMCPVSMRRPDQRGALGNLVSMIFAPLHVGILDPVARLAAERESMERLKNQDQAGGLYEMTNLLQQVPPALAAIAGQLTVPNTLLNTVSTNVPGPQIPLFLAGRRLIGWYPLLPLAGDVGLCNAILTYDQRLTIGVTTDPKLVPDVWLYVECLKASFAELVDTAGRREGASGEAPPESRAAATPVTPSLGRA; encoded by the coding sequence GTGTCCGCGCGCGAGCTCAATCGTCGTCTCACTTCCGTCGACGCCACGTTCCTCTATACCGAGAAGCCCACGCTGCCCATGCACGTGGGTGGCTGCATGGTCTACGAGGGGCGCCTCACGCTCGACACGCTGATCGCGTCGCTCGAGGCGCGTCTCCATCTCCTCCCGCGCTACCGGCAGAAGGTCGTCTTCCCGCCGTTCGGCATCGCGCATCCCACCTGGGAGGACGACTCGGCCTTCCACATTCGCCACCACGCCGCCGAGATCACGCTCCCCGCGCCGGGCGACGACCATGCGCTGTCGGAGGCGGGCGGCCGCGCCTTCGCCGGCATGCTCGACCGGGATCATCCCCTCTGGAAGCTCATCGTCGTGAACGGCCGGGCCGACGGGAACACCGCGGTGATCTGGAAGGTGCATCACGCCATGATCGACGGCGTGTCCGGCGTGGACCTCACGATGGTGCTGCACGATCTCAAGCCGGACGCCGCGCCGCCCGAGCCCCCCTCGGCGGCGTGGCAACCCCAGCCGGTGCCCGACCCTCTCACGCTCCTGCAGGATTCGGTGCGCGACCGCCTCACCGAGATGGCGCGCGTCGCCACCGACGAGGCCTTCCGGCTGCTCCGCCCCACGGATGTCGACGCGCGGGTGCGCCAGCTCGCCAGCGCGCTCACGTCGTCCGCGCCGAACGTGCTGCGGCCCGCGCCCAAGGTGCCCTTCAACGGGTCGATCGGCGGGGAGCGCCGCTTTGGCTGGGCCGAGTTCTCGTTCGGCGAGTTCCGCCGCGTGAAGTCGGTGCTGGGCGGCACCGTGAACGACGTGGTGCTGGCGGTGATCGCGGGCGGGCTCGGGCGTTACCTCCGGGCGCTGGGCCTGCCGACCGAAGGCGTTGAGCTCCGGGCCATGTGCCCGGTGAGCATGCGGCGCCCCGATCAGCGCGGCGCGCTCGGGAACCTGGTCTCGATGATCTTCGCTCCGCTGCACGTGGGCATTCTGGACCCGGTCGCGCGGCTCGCCGCCGAGCGCGAGTCGATGGAGCGGTTGAAGAACCAGGACCAGGCGGGCGGCCTCTACGAGATGACCAACCTGCTCCAGCAAGTGCCGCCCGCCCTGGCCGCGATCGCCGGACAGCTCACGGTGCCCAACACCCTGCTCAACACCGTCTCGACCAATGTGCCCGGGCCGCAGATTCCCCTCTTCCTCGCGGGCCGGCGTCTCATCGGCTGGTATCCCCTGCTCCCCCTGGCGGGCGACGTGGGGCTCTGTAACGCGATCCTCACCTACGACCAGCGGCTCACCATCGGGGTGACCACGGATCCGAAGCTGGTGCCCGACGTCTGGCTCTACGTCGAATGCCTCAAGGCATCCTTCGCCGAGCTCGTTGACACCGCCGGACGACGAGAAGGGGCCAGTGGCGAGGCACCGCCCGAGAGCCGCGCGGCAGCGACGCCAGTGACCCCTTCCCTCGGTCGGGCCTAG
- a CDS encoding DUF445 domain-containing protein, which produces MSQTTTTSAVFRPRRQRRLALIVLLVAVALAIAAFPLRGAWWGGWILAIAEAGIVGGLADWFAVTAIFRRPLGLPIPHTALIPANWELMAARVGSMVGDRVLTKEYVTHEVARFDLAELLARAAERVKPADLEAGLHRVARWLAEQLSPAATADVVAWTRRLLLGQPVAPLLARAIEIARRQGWDQRAIEALATALADALDRPDVRTAVADLVDEVLLSYREKMGTYPRLLLGLADAFGLIDRNRLVGALHGAVRKIAADPDDPLRRQLADLIAGLPARLRTDPGLAARVEAAKTELIASAEVSRLIEDAAEALRRALVADLSSERSEAVAWIGARLEELRRELATDAELRQSLDRWIKTRAIEVIERYHDRIAAFIERGVHALGPEGAVRLIEEHAGDDLQYIRVNGTVVGGLAGGALYAIHLLLHLL; this is translated from the coding sequence GTGAGTCAAACCACCACGACTTCCGCCGTCTTTCGGCCCCGCAGGCAGCGACGCCTGGCCCTCATCGTCCTGCTCGTCGCGGTCGCCTTGGCCATCGCCGCGTTCCCGCTGCGGGGCGCCTGGTGGGGGGGCTGGATCCTCGCGATCGCGGAGGCGGGGATCGTGGGTGGCCTGGCCGACTGGTTCGCCGTGACGGCGATCTTCCGGCGTCCGCTCGGCCTCCCCATTCCCCACACCGCGCTGATCCCGGCGAACTGGGAGCTGATGGCGGCGCGAGTCGGCAGCATGGTCGGCGATCGCGTCCTCACCAAGGAGTACGTGACCCACGAGGTGGCCCGCTTCGATCTCGCGGAGCTGCTCGCCCGCGCGGCGGAACGCGTGAAGCCGGCCGACCTCGAGGCGGGTCTCCACCGGGTGGCCCGCTGGCTCGCCGAGCAGCTCTCCCCCGCCGCCACCGCGGACGTCGTCGCGTGGACTCGTCGGCTGCTGCTCGGCCAGCCCGTTGCGCCCCTCCTCGCGCGCGCCATCGAGATCGCGCGCCGTCAGGGCTGGGATCAGCGCGCGATCGAGGCCCTCGCCACGGCGCTCGCGGACGCGCTGGACCGGCCCGACGTCCGCACCGCCGTGGCCGACCTGGTCGACGAGGTGCTCCTGAGCTACCGGGAGAAGATGGGCACCTACCCACGTCTCCTCCTGGGGCTCGCGGACGCGTTCGGTCTCATCGACCGCAACCGGCTCGTGGGGGCGCTCCACGGGGCGGTGCGGAAAATTGCCGCCGATCCCGACGACCCGCTGCGACGCCAGCTCGCGGACCTGATCGCCGGCTTGCCGGCGCGGCTGCGCACCGATCCAGGCCTGGCCGCCAGGGTCGAGGCGGCAAAGACCGAGCTCATCGCGAGCGCCGAAGTGAGCCGTCTGATCGAGGACGCGGCAGAGGCCCTGCGTCGGGCGCTGGTGGCCGATCTGTCCAGCGAGCGCTCGGAGGCGGTCGCGTGGATCGGCGCGCGCCTCGAGGAGCTGCGGCGGGAGCTCGCCACCGACGCCGAGCTGCGCCAGAGCCTCGATCGCTGGATCAAGACCCGCGCCATCGAGGTGATCGAGCGCTACCACGATCGCATCGCCGCCTTCATCGAGCGGGGCGTTCACGCCCTGGGCCCCGAGGGCGCGGTGCGGCTCATCGAGGAGCATGCCGGGGATGATCTTCAGTACATCCGAGTGAACGGCACCGTGGTCGGTGGCCTGGCCGGCGGCGCGCTCTACGCGATCCACCTGCTCCTCCACCTGCTGTGA
- a CDS encoding cytochrome P450, translated as MAKKNLLDPIPHPPRTFVLGNLLSLTTTTPVQDMMKLAREYGSIYWLDMLGKPVVIVSGFELVDELCDEARFDKSVRGALRRLRSFAGDGLFTAYTQEPNWAKAHNILLPSFAQRAMQGYHPMMLDIAEQLVLKWDRLNADDEIDVTHDMTSLTLDTIGLCGFGYRFNSFYRESPHPFVGAMIGALGASMETRGLPLESVIKKDRERKLRADIRYMNEMVDRIVRERRESGDDVHDKPDLLSHMLSGVDRKSGERLDDLNIRYQVITFLIAGHETTSGLLSFAIYYLLNNPEVLARAYAEVDRVLGPDPATLPTYQQVNQLTYIEQVLKEALRLWPTAPVFALSPYKDELIGGQYRMRKNYQIVVLSPMLHRDRKVWGDQADVFNPDHFSREAERGRPANAYKPFGNGQRACIGRQFALQEAALVLGMVLHRFKLIDHTRYRLALKETLTVKPDGFRIKVRRRTARDRATGDRAAAAVATSPHAAAPAGATAPARAPRPGHGTPLLVLYGSNLGTAEEVARRLAEAGTDHGFTVTVGMLDEYTGRLPSAGAVLITSASYNGTPPDNAGRFCDWLRDGRLPPGALAGVRYAVFGCGNRDWAATFQAVPRLIDARLEALGAQRIAPRGEGDARDDFDAQLATWEQSTWGNVAAALGVELAPASTADVSHLAVEVVAGPDAGAREDGHGARPMRVAVNRELHTKTGPFASERSTRHLEIELPAGVVYRAGDHLGVAPRNPDALVARVAARFGLDRGSHLLLRRDGGRAGFLPVGAPIALARLLGEFVELQDVASRRHIETMVEHTECPWTRPRLATLAADDARYRDEVAARRKSVLDLLEEYPACQLPFNVYLELLPPLRPRYYSISSSPLQDARRCSITVAVVAGEARSGRGRFEGVCSNHLLRHGGGSVVQAFVKDTRSAFRLPEDPATPIIMVGPGTGLAPFRGFLQERAALAAQGRAVGPALLFSGCRHPEQDFIYEGELRDFAERGVVTLHPCFSRVPERPRVYVQDEVLTRQDAVWGLLERGAVVYVCGDAARMAPDVRRAFVAVHRAKRGGSDAQAEAWIDGLIRANRYLIDVWASS; from the coding sequence ATGGCCAAGAAGAATCTCCTCGACCCGATCCCGCATCCGCCGCGCACGTTCGTGCTGGGCAATCTGCTGTCGCTCACCACCACCACGCCGGTGCAGGACATGATGAAGCTCGCCCGCGAGTACGGATCCATCTACTGGCTCGACATGCTGGGCAAGCCGGTGGTGATCGTGTCCGGCTTCGAGCTGGTCGACGAGCTCTGCGACGAGGCCCGCTTCGACAAGAGCGTACGGGGCGCCCTCCGCCGCCTCCGCTCCTTCGCGGGCGACGGGCTTTTCACCGCCTACACCCAGGAGCCCAACTGGGCCAAGGCCCACAACATCCTCCTGCCGAGCTTCGCCCAGCGCGCGATGCAGGGTTATCACCCGATGATGCTCGACATCGCCGAGCAGCTCGTCCTCAAGTGGGACCGCCTCAACGCCGACGACGAGATCGATGTCACGCACGACATGACGTCGCTCACGCTGGACACCATCGGACTCTGCGGCTTCGGCTACCGCTTCAACTCGTTCTACCGGGAGTCGCCGCACCCCTTCGTGGGGGCGATGATCGGCGCCCTCGGCGCGTCCATGGAGACGCGCGGGCTGCCCCTGGAGAGCGTGATCAAGAAGGACCGCGAGCGGAAGCTGCGCGCGGACATCCGCTACATGAACGAGATGGTGGACCGCATCGTGCGCGAGCGCCGGGAGAGCGGAGACGACGTGCACGACAAGCCCGACCTCCTGAGCCATATGCTCTCGGGGGTAGACCGGAAGTCGGGCGAGCGGCTGGACGATCTCAACATTCGCTACCAGGTCATCACGTTCCTCATCGCGGGACACGAGACCACGAGTGGGCTCCTGTCGTTCGCCATCTACTATCTCCTCAACAACCCCGAGGTGCTCGCGCGGGCCTACGCCGAGGTGGACCGCGTGCTCGGTCCCGATCCGGCGACGCTGCCTACGTATCAGCAGGTGAACCAGCTCACCTACATCGAGCAGGTGCTGAAAGAGGCCCTCCGCCTCTGGCCCACCGCGCCGGTGTTCGCACTGTCGCCGTACAAGGACGAGCTGATCGGCGGCCAGTACCGGATGCGCAAGAACTACCAAATCGTGGTGCTGAGCCCGATGCTCCACCGCGACCGCAAGGTCTGGGGCGACCAGGCGGATGTGTTCAACCCGGATCATTTCAGCCGCGAAGCCGAGCGCGGCCGTCCCGCCAACGCCTACAAGCCCTTCGGGAACGGGCAGCGCGCGTGCATCGGACGCCAGTTCGCCCTGCAGGAAGCCGCGCTGGTCCTCGGCATGGTCCTGCACCGCTTCAAGCTCATCGACCACACGCGCTACCGGCTCGCCCTCAAGGAGACGCTCACCGTCAAGCCCGACGGCTTCCGCATCAAGGTCCGGCGCCGCACCGCGCGCGACCGGGCGACGGGGGACCGCGCGGCGGCCGCGGTGGCGACCTCCCCACACGCGGCGGCGCCGGCGGGCGCGACGGCGCCCGCGCGCGCGCCGCGGCCGGGTCACGGCACCCCGCTGCTCGTGCTCTACGGCTCGAACCTCGGCACCGCCGAGGAGGTGGCGCGGCGCCTCGCCGAGGCCGGCACGGATCACGGCTTCACGGTGACGGTGGGCATGCTCGACGAGTACACGGGCCGGCTGCCCAGCGCGGGCGCGGTGCTGATCACCAGCGCCTCGTACAACGGGACGCCGCCCGACAATGCCGGCCGCTTCTGCGACTGGCTGCGCGACGGTCGCCTCCCCCCGGGGGCGCTCGCGGGCGTGCGCTACGCGGTATTCGGCTGCGGCAATCGCGACTGGGCGGCGACGTTCCAGGCGGTGCCGCGGCTCATCGACGCCCGGCTGGAGGCCCTTGGCGCCCAGCGCATCGCGCCGCGCGGCGAGGGGGACGCGCGCGACGATTTCGATGCGCAGCTCGCGACGTGGGAGCAGTCGACGTGGGGCAATGTCGCCGCCGCCCTCGGGGTCGAGCTGGCGCCGGCATCCACCGCGGACGTGTCCCATCTCGCCGTCGAGGTGGTGGCGGGCCCGGACGCCGGCGCGCGTGAGGACGGCCACGGCGCCCGGCCCATGCGCGTCGCCGTGAATCGCGAGCTGCACACCAAGACCGGCCCCTTCGCCTCGGAGCGCTCGACCCGGCACCTCGAGATCGAGCTGCCCGCGGGGGTCGTGTACCGGGCCGGGGATCACCTGGGCGTGGCGCCGCGCAACCCGGACGCGCTGGTGGCGCGGGTGGCCGCCCGCTTCGGTCTCGACCGCGGGAGCCACCTCCTGCTCCGGCGCGACGGGGGCCGCGCGGGGTTCTTGCCCGTCGGCGCGCCCATCGCCCTCGCCCGGCTGCTCGGCGAGTTCGTGGAGCTCCAGGACGTCGCGTCGCGCCGGCACATCGAGACCATGGTCGAGCACACGGAATGCCCGTGGACGCGGCCCCGCCTCGCCACGCTGGCCGCAGACGACGCCCGGTACCGGGACGAGGTGGCGGCCCGGCGCAAGTCGGTGCTCGACCTGCTCGAGGAGTACCCGGCCTGTCAGCTCCCGTTCAACGTCTATCTGGAGCTGCTCCCGCCGCTCCGGCCGCGCTACTACTCGATCTCGTCGTCACCCCTGCAGGACGCGCGCCGGTGCAGCATCACGGTGGCCGTGGTCGCGGGCGAGGCGCGCTCGGGACGGGGTCGCTTCGAGGGCGTGTGCTCGAACCATCTCCTGCGCCACGGCGGGGGCAGCGTGGTGCAGGCGTTCGTCAAGGACACCCGCTCGGCGTTCCGTCTGCCGGAGGATCCGGCCACGCCCATCATCATGGTCGGGCCCGGCACGGGTCTGGCGCCCTTCCGCGGGTTCCTCCAGGAGCGAGCGGCCCTCGCCGCGCAGGGGCGCGCCGTCGGCCCCGCGCTGCTCTTCTCCGGCTGCCGCCATCCCGAGCAGGACTTCATCTACGAGGGCGAGCTGCGCGACTTCGCCGAGCGCGGGGTGGTGACGCTCCATCCGTGTTTTTCACGCGTGCCGGAGCGACCCCGCGTCTACGTCCAGGACGAGGTCCTCACGCGGCAGGACGCGGTGTGGGGGCTGCTCGAGCGGGGAGCGGTAGTCTACGTCTGCGGCGACGCCGCCCGCATGGCGCCGGATGTCCGGCGCGCGTTTGTGGCGGTCCACCGCGCCAAGAGGGGCGGAAGCGATGCGCAGGCGGAGGCGTGGATCGACGGCCTGATCCGCGCCAACCGTTACCTGATCGACGTCTGGGCGTCGAGCTGA
- a CDS encoding SDR family oxidoreductase: protein MAPRQVRGTTVVITGATSGIGRETAREFARAGARVVAAGRREDRLGELVAEIEGQGGAALAVRTDVADPVQVAQLIERAIERFGSVDTLVNNAGMGLAARFEEQSLEEFRRVMDVNFWGAVYACKAAVPRMRAQAGGGLIINIASIMGKRGLPYETAYCASKFAMAGFSEALRTEVMAQGIDVSTIFPGAIESEIWETTNNRTGLDLASLLPKFPARELARIIVDDARLPQPEIVMALDAQVVGLLNTVAPGLMDFVLGQSVPFLEGFQKGAASGAPPAGPARSA from the coding sequence ATGGCCCCCCGGCAGGTCCGCGGCACCACCGTCGTCATCACCGGCGCCACCAGCGGCATCGGTCGCGAGACGGCCCGCGAGTTCGCCCGCGCCGGCGCGCGGGTGGTCGCGGCGGGGCGGCGGGAGGACCGCCTGGGCGAGCTGGTGGCCGAGATCGAGGGGCAGGGTGGCGCGGCCCTCGCGGTGCGCACCGACGTGGCTGATCCCGTCCAGGTCGCGCAGCTCATCGAGCGCGCCATTGAGCGGTTCGGCAGCGTGGATACACTCGTGAACAATGCCGGGATGGGCCTGGCGGCGCGGTTCGAAGAGCAGTCCCTCGAGGAGTTCCGCCGGGTGATGGACGTCAACTTCTGGGGCGCGGTCTACGCGTGCAAGGCGGCGGTGCCGCGCATGCGCGCGCAGGCCGGGGGCGGGCTCATCATCAATATTGCCTCCATCATGGGCAAGCGAGGCCTGCCGTACGAGACGGCGTACTGCGCCAGCAAGTTCGCCATGGCCGGTTTCTCCGAGGCGCTGCGTACCGAGGTGATGGCGCAGGGCATCGACGTGAGCACGATCTTCCCGGGCGCCATCGAGTCCGAGATCTGGGAGACGACCAACAACCGCACCGGGCTCGATCTCGCGAGCCTCCTGCCGAAGTTCCCGGCGCGCGAGCTGGCCCGCATCATCGTGGACGACGCGCGGCTGCCCCAGCCCGAGATCGTGATGGCGCTCGACGCCCAGGTGGTGGGACTGCTCAACACGGTGGCGCCGGGGCTCATGGACTTCGTGCTGGGCCAGAGCGTGCCGTTCCTCGAGGGCTTCCAGAAGGGCGCGGCGAGCGGCGCGCCCCCCGCCGGGCCGGCGCGGAGCGCCTGA
- a CDS encoding GNAT family N-acetyltransferase produces MTPSRATASTYPHTVTLRDGTPVTFRLMTAADAGRIGTFARSLPEDDLLFLRMDITDPGAVALWVRNLEAGLATTVIAEVNGETAGYASLVQNRVAWQRHLGEIRTQVGPAHRSRGLGRALAGEIFSIGRERGLRKIVAQMTTDQKGAIATFERLGFKPEALLQDFVVDHAGRTRDLVVMAYDVTGLTEFVE; encoded by the coding sequence ATGACTCCGTCGCGGGCGACCGCGAGCACCTATCCGCACACGGTGACGCTGCGCGACGGCACGCCGGTGACGTTCCGCCTCATGACCGCGGCCGATGCCGGGCGCATCGGCACGTTCGCGCGCAGCCTCCCGGAGGACGATCTGCTGTTCCTCAGGATGGACATCACCGATCCCGGGGCGGTGGCGCTGTGGGTGCGGAACCTCGAGGCGGGCCTCGCCACCACCGTGATCGCCGAGGTCAACGGAGAGACCGCCGGCTACGCCTCGCTGGTGCAGAACCGCGTGGCGTGGCAGCGGCACCTCGGCGAGATCCGCACCCAGGTGGGGCCGGCGCATCGCTCGCGCGGGCTCGGCCGGGCGCTCGCCGGCGAGATCTTCTCCATCGGCCGGGAGCGGGGGCTGCGCAAGATCGTGGCGCAGATGACCACGGATCAGAAGGGCGCCATCGCGACCTTCGAGCGCCTGGGCTTCAAGCCGGAGGCGCTGCTCCAGGATTTCGTGGTGGATCATGCGGGACGCACTCGCGATCTCGTCGTCATGGCCTATGACGTCACCGGGCTGACCGAGTTCGTCGAGTAG